A portion of the Marinobacter alexandrii genome contains these proteins:
- a CDS encoding aquaporin — translation MKAYISEMIGTFGLVLVGAGSIALNMPHFWISVCFGVIVTLMILSFGKISGAHINPAVSIAFYFYRNEKKALWYIPFQLIGGLLAGLFLLYFLPENPTYGETLPSGSLVQTFLIEVFITFLLMLSILIIIQTDHLPKIAIVVGFVVFLAAFFAGPFTGASMNPARSFGPAIVSNQLEVLWLYFLAPIIGAVLAVPIFNFLRKIRTK, via the coding sequence ATGAAGGCTTATATCTCAGAAATGATAGGAACGTTTGGGTTGGTGCTAGTTGGTGCCGGATCAATCGCATTGAATATGCCACATTTCTGGATTTCGGTATGCTTTGGAGTTATTGTTACATTAATGATCCTCAGCTTCGGTAAGATTTCTGGGGCACACATCAATCCCGCTGTGAGCATCGCTTTTTATTTCTACAGAAATGAAAAAAAGGCACTGTGGTATATTCCATTTCAATTAATTGGGGGCTTGTTGGCCGGCTTGTTTCTGCTATACTTTTTGCCAGAAAATCCAACATACGGCGAGACGCTACCATCTGGTAGTTTAGTACAAACATTCCTCATTGAGGTCTTCATCACTTTCCTATTGATGCTTTCTATATTGATTATTATTCAGACGGACCATCTTCCAAAAATTGCCATAGTCGTAGGATTCGTCGTTTTTCTCGCTGCTTTTTTTGCGGGACCATTCACCGGAGCTTCCATGAATCCAGCGAGATCTTTTGGTCCTGCTATCGTTTCAAATCAACTTGAGGTGCTTTGGCTTTATTTCCTAGCACCAATTATTGGAGCAGTTTTAGCAGTGCCAATTTTCAATTTTTTGAGAAAAATAAGAACTAAATAA
- a CDS encoding GNAT family N-acetyltransferase, translating into MQNHQEIISPIDRDLLEQELNDDRYVRDTNKGNNKIYIINHHNSPNTMQEVGRLREVSFRYAGGGTGGEVDIDDADTKERCYEQLVVYSPEDREIIGGYRFITGTQALNPETNEFDLSTAHYFDFSDQMKKEFLPNSIELGRSWVQPNYQPSINPRKGLFALMNIWDGLGCLTKQYPDIKYFFGKVTMYTSYNTEARDILLSFMAHYFPNTLELCHPKSELLAGFDDTLFKEHFTSEMDYQEGFKLLHKLLKERGEFIPPLINIYMSLSSTMMTFGTAQNPDFGDVEETAILVTIADIHQEVIDRHVNY; encoded by the coding sequence ATGCAAAACCACCAAGAAATCATATCACCAATAGATCGAGATCTTTTAGAGCAAGAGCTGAATGATGATCGCTATGTGCGTGATACGAACAAAGGAAATAATAAAATCTACATCATCAATCATCACAACTCGCCAAACACCATGCAAGAAGTAGGACGCTTGCGAGAAGTTTCTTTTAGATATGCTGGTGGTGGTACAGGAGGAGAGGTCGATATAGATGATGCAGATACCAAAGAAAGATGCTATGAGCAGCTGGTTGTTTACAGTCCTGAAGATCGTGAGATCATTGGCGGTTATCGCTTCATTACTGGCACACAAGCATTAAATCCAGAGACAAATGAATTTGATCTGTCTACTGCCCATTATTTTGATTTTTCTGATCAGATGAAAAAAGAATTTCTCCCTAATTCGATTGAGCTGGGGAGATCATGGGTGCAACCCAACTATCAGCCTTCTATCAATCCGCGAAAAGGACTATTTGCTCTCATGAATATTTGGGATGGACTGGGCTGCTTGACCAAGCAGTATCCGGATATCAAGTACTTCTTTGGCAAGGTGACCATGTATACCAGCTACAATACTGAGGCTCGTGACATTTTGCTTTCTTTCATGGCTCATTATTTTCCTAATACGCTTGAATTGTGTCACCCAAAATCCGAATTGTTGGCAGGCTTTGATGACACGCTTTTTAAGGAACATTTCACTTCAGAAATGGACTATCAAGAGGGGTTTAAACTTCTTCATAAACTTTTAAAAGAGCGAGGTGAATTCATTCCTCCGCTCATTAACATCTACATGAGTCTGTCATCGACCATGATGACATTCGGTACAGCTCAAAATCCGGATTTCGGAGATGTAGAAGAGACTGCTATTCTTGTAACTATTGCTGACATTCACCAAGAAGTGATTGATCGGCACGTAAATTATTGA
- a CDS encoding PSD1 and planctomycete cytochrome C domain-containing protein translates to MDTFNPIFKQRFRSFINLISWAIFGGAIIYSCSTSRNEEASFEIEEAIPQVIDFNFHIKPIISDRCFKCHGPDPKTREAGLSLHTKKLAFGALGEKTKHFALVAGDTGNSTLIQRILSSDPGEVMPPPESNLTLSEREKQLLIKWVEQGAEWKPHWAFIPPKNSEVPEVGNSDWAKNEIDYFILKKLEEKSFKPSKIAPKEKLLRRVSFDLTGLPPTISELESFLNNASSDAFEKQVDRLLASPAYGERMAIDWMELARYADTHGYQDDFERIMWPWRDWVIHSFNKNQAYNEFVKWQLAGDLMPAASLEMIVATAFNRNHKITAEGGVIPEEYRTEYVADRGQTVSTAFMGLTMECSRCHDHKYDPITQKDYFSMFAFFNNIPEVGLIEMQDVAADPHIKISKKDIDGILSFINNRNDEEEIPLMVMREMKKPRKTFILNRGIYDQPLEQVDPATPEFIFDFDEGFSRDRLGLANWLFDERNPLTARVAVNRLWQQLFGQGIVSTPYDFGNQGALPSHPELLDFLAVKYEKEGWNTKKMLKYMVMSATYQQSSNATPEMVRKDPENQYLARASRLRLSAEMLRDQALQLSGLLNEEIGGPSVKPYQPEGLWKETTGGGGGSTAQYEIDSGNLVYRKSLYTFWKRTVPPPNMITFDAASRDLCTVKRQQTSTPLQALVLLNDPQFIEASRSLAEEALSNKSDPAEIMKFMFRRATSRMPSEEELLVLNEYFEEERVAFSNEPSRAKAYLAIGRSEVKSSLDTVELAAYAIVAHAILNLDEAITRG, encoded by the coding sequence TTGGACACATTTAACCCAATTTTTAAGCAAAGATTTCGTTCTTTTATTAACCTTATTTCATGGGCCATTTTTGGGGGAGCGATTATTTATTCATGTAGTACTTCTCGAAATGAGGAAGCTTCTTTTGAAATAGAAGAGGCAATCCCACAGGTCATTGATTTCAACTTTCACATAAAGCCAATCATTTCTGATCGATGTTTCAAGTGCCATGGGCCTGATCCTAAAACCAGAGAAGCTGGACTTTCCTTGCATACCAAAAAGTTGGCTTTTGGGGCACTTGGAGAGAAAACTAAACATTTTGCGCTCGTTGCTGGAGATACGGGAAATAGTACGCTGATTCAGCGGATACTATCATCAGATCCAGGCGAGGTTATGCCACCACCAGAGTCTAATCTCACATTGTCAGAACGGGAAAAGCAATTACTTATTAAGTGGGTAGAACAAGGCGCAGAATGGAAACCTCACTGGGCATTCATCCCACCAAAGAACTCAGAAGTTCCAGAGGTAGGGAATAGTGACTGGGCGAAAAATGAAATTGATTATTTCATTCTCAAAAAATTGGAAGAGAAGTCGTTTAAACCTTCTAAAATAGCACCCAAAGAAAAACTCCTAAGAAGAGTTTCGTTTGACCTAACCGGGTTGCCTCCGACCATTTCAGAGTTAGAGTCATTTCTCAATAATGCCTCTTCGGATGCTTTTGAGAAACAAGTAGATCGCTTACTTGCATCACCCGCATATGGAGAAAGAATGGCAATCGATTGGATGGAGCTAGCACGATATGCTGATACGCATGGCTATCAAGATGACTTTGAACGAATAATGTGGCCATGGCGTGATTGGGTGATACACTCTTTCAATAAAAACCAAGCATACAATGAATTTGTAAAATGGCAATTGGCCGGAGACCTTATGCCTGCGGCTTCTTTAGAAATGATTGTTGCTACGGCCTTCAATAGAAATCATAAAATCACTGCAGAGGGAGGAGTGATACCAGAAGAATACCGAACAGAATATGTTGCGGACAGAGGCCAAACAGTGAGTACTGCTTTCATGGGATTGACCATGGAATGCTCCAGATGTCATGATCATAAATATGATCCAATCACACAGAAGGACTATTTTTCAATGTTTGCCTTCTTCAATAATATTCCGGAAGTAGGATTGATTGAAATGCAGGATGTTGCGGCAGATCCACATATAAAAATTTCCAAAAAGGACATTGATGGTATTCTGTCTTTTATCAACAATAGGAATGATGAAGAAGAGATTCCATTAATGGTGATGCGTGAGATGAAGAAACCTCGAAAAACATTCATTCTTAATCGCGGTATATATGACCAACCATTAGAACAAGTTGATCCAGCAACTCCGGAATTTATTTTTGACTTTGACGAAGGCTTTAGTAGAGACCGATTGGGATTAGCTAATTGGCTGTTTGATGAAAGAAACCCTCTTACTGCACGTGTAGCTGTAAACCGACTTTGGCAACAGCTATTTGGCCAGGGTATTGTCTCTACCCCTTATGATTTTGGAAATCAAGGAGCCCTGCCTTCCCACCCTGAGTTATTAGACTTTCTTGCAGTCAAATATGAGAAAGAAGGTTGGAATACAAAGAAAATGTTGAAGTATATGGTGATGTCCGCAACCTATCAGCAATCGAGTAATGCAACTCCGGAGATGGTCAGAAAGGACCCGGAAAATCAATACTTGGCGAGGGCTTCCAGACTAAGGTTAAGTGCCGAGATGTTGCGAGATCAAGCCCTGCAATTAAGCGGTCTTTTGAATGAAGAAATTGGAGGTCCTAGTGTAAAACCGTATCAACCAGAAGGGCTTTGGAAAGAGACCACAGGGGGAGGTGGTGGAAGCACTGCTCAATATGAGATAGACTCGGGAAATCTGGTTTATCGCAAAAGCCTGTATACCTTCTGGAAACGGACTGTGCCCCCACCAAATATGATCACATTTGATGCCGCATCCAGAGATTTATGTACTGTTAAGCGACAGCAAACAAGTACACCATTGCAAGCACTAGTTTTACTGAATGATCCACAGTTTATTGAGGCAAGTCGATCGCTTGCTGAAGAAGCATTATCCAATAAAAGCGACCCTGCTGAGATAATGAAGTTTATGTTTAGAAGAGCGACATCCAGAATGCCGTCGGAAGAAGAATTGTTAGTATTGAATGAATATTTCGAAGAGGAGAGAGTAGCATTTTCTAATGAACCAAGTCGTGCTAAAGCATACCTGGCAATTGGAAGAAGCGAAGTGAAATCTTCTCTAGATACTGTGGAGTTGGCTGCATATGCAATTGTAGCACACGCGATTCTCAATTTGGATGAAGCAATTACACGAGGTTAA
- a CDS encoding chitobiase/beta-hexosaminidase C-terminal domain-containing protein has protein sequence MQEEAQFYLNVARFHPLIVHMPIGILFFALILELLKHWKKRTDLDFSISAALLLGAASSIFAAITGWLLSEEGGYQPEALFWHKWMGISLTIGSLIALLFHLTKSEKLQRFSFPTLLITSILLIITGHLGGNITHGEDYLFTKPPEEVTLSGDINQVQVYEGLIAPILTRKCNSCHNQSKTKGDLIMTTYAGLFAGGKSGGIFDFADVENSELLKRIHLPNTDDKHMPPEGKLQLTEDEMTLLAWWIKNKACERCIVSEITEKEEVQAILDALENSEPKYDVDPLNEKDFEELRALNISVYPVAEDHPMVLINLAYRTDLDKADFKKLRSIAENVLEFNLAGSNLNDELAENLSYFKNLRKLQLQNTSISNDALKYVSELENLESLNLYQTEISDYGIEELMKLSKLEQLYLWQTKASAEFVEKLQKNTAELTIQYEIPDDIFGNNALISPEIKVSNPIFSDRTTVELSSGLNGVSIYYTTDGSNPDTTSLRYTEPFQISESLVLQSVSYKQGWRISEPSTKKLIKVGTVPKKVRLQRPPNEAYAGNGAQSLIDRKKGTQDFRDGLWLGYQGESLLAILELDGTKKVTEVVVSALSDQGSWIFYPKSIEVYVSLDGENYELAGQLDIPLLKPELFVSGMEYFEVPVDLDKAVSAKITVKSHITNPDWHSNPGEKCWLFVDEILLL, from the coding sequence ATGCAGGAAGAGGCTCAATTTTATCTTAACGTAGCTCGTTTTCACCCACTGATTGTGCATATGCCTATTGGCATTCTTTTTTTTGCATTGATATTGGAATTGTTAAAACACTGGAAAAAAAGAACCGATTTAGACTTTTCTATCAGTGCAGCCCTATTACTGGGTGCAGCCTCTTCAATTTTTGCGGCAATCACAGGGTGGTTATTATCTGAAGAAGGAGGTTATCAGCCTGAAGCACTCTTTTGGCATAAGTGGATGGGTATTTCCCTTACAATAGGATCATTAATAGCATTGCTTTTTCATCTCACTAAATCGGAAAAACTCCAGCGATTCTCATTCCCAACACTACTCATTACATCTATCCTTTTGATTATCACGGGGCACCTTGGTGGCAATATCACGCATGGTGAAGATTATCTGTTCACCAAACCTCCAGAGGAGGTGACACTTTCAGGAGATATTAATCAGGTTCAAGTTTATGAAGGACTAATAGCACCCATTTTGACCAGAAAATGCAACAGTTGCCATAATCAATCGAAGACAAAAGGAGACTTGATTATGACGACCTACGCAGGCCTCTTTGCAGGAGGAAAATCTGGAGGCATTTTTGATTTTGCAGATGTTGAGAATAGTGAGCTATTGAAACGAATTCATCTTCCGAATACGGATGATAAACATATGCCTCCCGAAGGGAAGCTACAACTAACAGAAGATGAGATGACATTACTAGCCTGGTGGATAAAAAATAAGGCTTGCGAACGCTGCATTGTATCAGAGATAACTGAAAAAGAAGAAGTACAAGCAATTTTGGATGCACTTGAGAATAGTGAGCCAAAGTATGATGTAGATCCCTTGAATGAAAAGGATTTTGAAGAATTAAGAGCTTTGAATATTTCCGTTTATCCTGTCGCGGAAGACCATCCAATGGTGTTGATCAATTTAGCTTACCGAACAGATCTAGATAAAGCTGATTTTAAGAAGTTGAGATCTATAGCAGAAAATGTATTAGAGTTCAATTTGGCTGGATCGAATTTGAACGATGAGCTGGCTGAAAACCTATCATATTTTAAGAACCTGAGGAAATTGCAACTTCAGAACACTTCAATTTCAAATGATGCATTGAAGTATGTGTCTGAGTTGGAAAATTTGGAGTCTTTGAATCTGTATCAGACAGAAATTTCAGACTATGGGATTGAGGAATTGATGAAGCTTTCAAAACTGGAGCAGCTATATTTATGGCAAACTAAGGCCTCTGCCGAGTTTGTAGAGAAGCTCCAGAAAAATACAGCCGAGCTAACGATTCAGTACGAAATCCCTGATGATATCTTTGGAAATAACGCGCTAATTTCTCCAGAAATTAAAGTGTCAAATCCTATTTTTTCAGACCGAACGACTGTTGAACTCTCTTCAGGGTTGAATGGTGTAAGCATTTATTACACAACTGATGGATCGAATCCTGATACCACCAGTCTTCGGTATACAGAGCCTTTCCAGATTAGTGAATCACTTGTTTTACAGTCCGTGAGTTATAAGCAGGGTTGGAGAATAAGTGAGCCATCGACAAAGAAGTTGATTAAGGTAGGAACTGTACCTAAAAAAGTAAGACTGCAGAGACCACCAAATGAAGCCTATGCTGGAAATGGAGCACAATCACTCATTGATCGGAAAAAAGGAACGCAGGATTTTAGGGATGGACTCTGGCTAGGTTATCAGGGAGAAAGTCTACTTGCAATACTTGAACTGGATGGCACAAAAAAGGTAACAGAAGTAGTCGTAAGTGCATTATCAGATCAGGGAAGCTGGATCTTTTACCCAAAAAGTATTGAAGTGTATGTTTCCCTTGATGGAGAAAACTATGAACTAGCCGGACAGTTGGATATTCCGCTACTAAAACCTGAGTTATTTGTATCCGGTATGGAATATTTTGAAGTGCCTGTCGACTTGGATAAGGCAGTCTCAGCTAAAATCACTGTAAAAAGTCATATCACGAATCCAGATTGGCATTCCAACCCTGGAGAGAAGTGCTGGCTTTTTGTTGACGAAATTCTATTGCTTTAG
- a CDS encoding chitobiase/beta-hexosaminidase C-terminal domain-containing protein encodes MRYILVKYGIMASLIFLASKAEGQRYAQTSEFQLSSPKISSSTIYFINQTDIEIDLDIDGVVIHYTTDGSIPTKESDIYKSKISIDQSVQIKAKAWHEDFQPSIVVELSVFKLNPNSTIKLEVSPDPSESYPGKGISGLTNQIKGSADFRDGHWLGFSADTIEMKVELEKRMDIPKVYLSLLEDQRSWIFVPVSVEAWLGNEQVTLWEKDRLQNELKSFQYIQLTIPRKNVKEVTIKIMMNRIPDWHLGTGSIPWFFVDEVFIQK; translated from the coding sequence ATGAGATACATATTGGTGAAATATGGGATTATGGCATCTTTGATTTTTCTGGCTTCTAAAGCAGAAGGCCAGAGGTATGCACAAACCAGCGAATTCCAGCTTTCCTCACCAAAAATTAGTTCAAGCACTATCTATTTCATTAATCAAACTGATATTGAAATAGACTTAGATATTGATGGCGTAGTAATTCACTATACTACAGACGGCTCAATACCCACCAAAGAAAGCGATATCTATAAATCGAAAATTAGTATAGATCAGAGTGTTCAAATTAAGGCCAAAGCTTGGCATGAGGATTTCCAACCAAGTATAGTTGTAGAATTATCCGTATTCAAATTAAACCCCAACAGTACGATCAAGCTTGAAGTGTCACCTGACCCTTCAGAGTCATATCCTGGAAAAGGGATTAGTGGACTGACGAACCAAATAAAAGGAAGTGCTGATTTCCGAGATGGACATTGGTTAGGTTTTTCGGCAGATACCATTGAGATGAAAGTTGAGCTAGAAAAGAGGATGGATATTCCGAAGGTGTACCTAAGTCTTCTTGAAGATCAGAGATCTTGGATTTTTGTGCCTGTTTCTGTTGAAGCTTGGTTAGGAAATGAACAAGTAACCTTGTGGGAAAAGGATCGGCTACAAAATGAACTGAAGTCTTTTCAATACATCCAATTGACGATTCCTAGAAAAAATGTGAAGGAAGTGACGATTAAAATCATGATGAATAGAATTCCTGATTGGCATCTGGGTACAGGGTCAATACCTTGGTTTTTCGTTGACGAAGTATTTATTCAGAAATAA
- a CDS encoding 1-acyl-sn-glycerol-3-phosphate acyltransferase → MEKFVEVRKLIANKNPTLLKWLPGFLIRWVERIIHQKQVNKFMAANKDADAFEFSEAAVNLLNQKLSIKGIENIPPQPDNCIFVSNHPFGGMDALTIIHLLKDKRPDIKFIVNDLLMALTNLKEKFVGVNKVGRSAAQSLQRVEEQFASGTATFLFPAGLVSRKINGEIMDLEWKKTFVTKAKKYNKPVIPVHIDGRLTKRFYRLARIRKFLGIKLNIEMFFLVDELFKQENKEVNIVIGKPVLPDTFSRDKSDFEWAQWMKGEVYKLKEA, encoded by the coding sequence ATGGAAAAATTTGTAGAAGTCAGAAAACTCATTGCCAACAAAAACCCAACCTTACTTAAATGGTTACCTGGGTTTCTGATTCGTTGGGTTGAGCGAATCATCCACCAAAAGCAAGTGAATAAATTTATGGCTGCTAATAAAGATGCCGATGCATTTGAATTTAGTGAAGCGGCAGTCAACTTATTGAATCAGAAGCTTAGCATCAAGGGAATTGAAAACATACCTCCACAACCAGACAACTGCATTTTTGTATCCAACCATCCCTTTGGTGGGATGGACGCACTCACCATTATTCATTTGCTTAAAGACAAGCGGCCCGATATCAAGTTCATTGTTAACGACCTGCTTATGGCCTTAACTAACTTGAAAGAAAAGTTTGTTGGCGTGAATAAAGTAGGGAGAAGTGCCGCTCAATCACTGCAACGTGTAGAAGAACAGTTTGCTTCTGGAACAGCCACTTTTTTGTTTCCTGCTGGATTGGTAAGCCGAAAAATCAATGGGGAAATCATGGATTTGGAATGGAAGAAAACCTTTGTCACGAAAGCTAAAAAGTATAACAAACCCGTAATTCCTGTTCATATTGATGGGCGATTGACCAAACGGTTCTATCGGTTGGCCAGAATTAGAAAATTTTTAGGCATTAAATTGAATATTGAAATGTTCTTTCTTGTGGATGAGCTTTTTAAGCAGGAAAACAAAGAAGTAAACATTGTGATCGGGAAACCTGTTTTGCCTGATACCTTCTCTCGTGATAAGTCTGATTTTGAGTGGGCGCAGTGGATGAAGGGAGAAGTTTATAAATTAAAGGAAGCTTAA
- a CDS encoding ArsI/CadI family heavy metal resistance metalloenzyme: MEQFKFHVGLNVSNVERTTEFYQRLFGQEPVKVEKGYSKFELENPGLVISFIESNNASPSFGHMGVRVNSSEELSQKKKELESLMKIELEEKNTSCCFAVQDKFWVKDPDGYEWEVYHFLKDDDQMGSRQDASEKKNELVGCC; this comes from the coding sequence ATGGAACAATTTAAATTTCATGTAGGTCTCAATGTATCCAATGTTGAGCGTACCACAGAATTCTATCAGCGACTTTTTGGACAAGAACCCGTAAAGGTTGAGAAGGGATATAGCAAATTCGAACTTGAGAATCCTGGATTGGTTATTTCATTCATTGAGTCAAATAATGCCAGCCCAAGTTTTGGTCATATGGGCGTTCGGGTGAATAGCTCTGAAGAACTTTCTCAAAAGAAAAAGGAATTAGAATCTTTGATGAAAATAGAACTGGAAGAAAAGAATACTTCTTGTTGTTTTGCAGTTCAGGATAAGTTCTGGGTCAAAGATCCTGATGGGTATGAGTGGGAAGTATATCATTTCCTAAAAGACGATGACCAAATGGGTAGTCGTCAGGATGCTTCAGAAAAGAAGAACGAACTCGTTGGATGTTGCTAA
- a CDS encoding metalloregulator ArsR/SmtB family transcription factor → MGISKTNLFTSEQNELALIAKAFAHPARVAIIEYLIKANQCINSDLVEELGLAQATISQHLKELKSVGLIAGTVEGTSMCYCINAEIWDKVKERLKGLLDRYDPASDCC, encoded by the coding sequence ATGGGAATTAGCAAAACCAACTTATTCACTTCGGAGCAAAACGAATTAGCATTGATTGCAAAGGCCTTTGCTCACCCTGCAAGGGTAGCAATTATTGAATACCTGATTAAGGCAAATCAGTGTATCAATAGTGATTTAGTGGAGGAATTAGGATTGGCCCAAGCCACAATCTCTCAACATTTAAAAGAATTGAAGTCCGTTGGATTGATAGCAGGCACTGTAGAAGGCACCTCCATGTGTTATTGCATCAATGCTGAGATATGGGATAAAGTAAAAGAGCGGTTAAAGGGCCTACTAGATCGTTACGATCCTGCTTCTGACTGTTGCTAA
- a CDS encoding DUF1501 domain-containing protein, producing the protein MKKILEEYALNENRRAFLGKMALGAGSVALGGLMGMNFLREEKGIISTDTGTSGVRGALNALHHPAKAKRVIYLFQSGGPSQLELFDHKPLLNQRRGEDLPESIRDGQRLTGMTSDQNSFPLVGSQFGFKKHGQNGTEIGNILPYTSKIVDELCIIRSMHTEAINHDPAITFFQTGSQQPGRPSIGSWMSYGLGSENENLPTFSVLLSRGTGRPNGQPLYSRLWGNGFLHSLHQGVQFRAAKDPVLYLNDPDGMTRQSRRQMLDKLFQLNSMQFEETGDPEINSRISQYEMAYRMQTSVPEVMDIQNEPDHIYKMYGPDSLKPGTFAANCILARRLAEKGVRFIQLYHMGWDQHDNLPGAIQKQAMDVDQASAALVMDLKQRGMLEDTLVIWGGEFGRTNYSQGTLTDANYGRDHHPRCFSMWMAGGGIKPGIVYGETDEFGYNIVKDPVHVHDFQATLLHQLGVDHERLVYKYQGRRFRLTDVEGHVVKDILS; encoded by the coding sequence ATGAAGAAAATTCTAGAGGAATATGCATTGAATGAAAATAGGCGAGCCTTCTTGGGGAAAATGGCTTTAGGTGCTGGTTCCGTAGCTTTGGGAGGACTCATGGGAATGAATTTTCTGAGAGAAGAAAAAGGCATAATCTCTACCGATACGGGAACCTCTGGTGTACGAGGGGCATTAAATGCATTACACCATCCCGCCAAAGCGAAAAGAGTAATCTACTTATTTCAAAGTGGGGGGCCTTCACAGCTGGAATTATTTGACCATAAGCCACTCTTAAATCAAAGAAGAGGAGAGGATCTGCCAGAATCTATCAGAGATGGTCAACGACTGACAGGGATGACTTCCGATCAAAATTCGTTCCCTCTTGTTGGTTCTCAGTTTGGTTTCAAAAAACATGGGCAAAACGGAACTGAGATTGGCAACATATTACCATACACCTCAAAAATTGTTGACGAGCTTTGCATTATTCGATCTATGCATACCGAAGCGATCAATCACGATCCAGCGATCACCTTTTTTCAGACAGGATCACAGCAGCCGGGTCGTCCGAGTATTGGCTCCTGGATGAGCTACGGGCTGGGAAGTGAAAATGAAAACCTACCTACTTTTTCGGTACTTCTTTCAAGAGGAACAGGTAGACCCAATGGACAGCCCTTGTACTCCAGACTATGGGGAAATGGATTCTTACATTCACTACATCAAGGGGTACAATTCAGAGCAGCGAAAGATCCAGTTCTTTATTTAAATGATCCCGATGGAATGACACGTCAAAGTCGAAGACAAATGTTGGATAAGCTATTTCAACTAAATAGCATGCAGTTTGAAGAGACTGGAGATCCAGAAATTAACAGTAGGATTTCGCAGTATGAAATGGCCTATCGAATGCAGACTTCAGTTCCTGAAGTCATGGATATCCAAAATGAGCCAGATCATATTTACAAAATGTATGGCCCTGATTCATTGAAGCCTGGAACGTTCGCCGCAAATTGTATTCTTGCCAGGCGGTTGGCTGAGAAGGGTGTACGCTTCATTCAACTGTATCATATGGGTTGGGATCAACACGATAATCTCCCAGGAGCTATTCAAAAGCAAGCGATGGATGTAGATCAAGCCTCGGCTGCCCTGGTAATGGATTTGAAGCAACGTGGAATGCTAGAAGATACGCTGGTGATATGGGGAGGAGAATTTGGACGCACTAACTACTCTCAAGGAACACTTACGGATGCCAATTATGGAAGAGATCATCACCCTCGCTGCTTTTCTATGTGGATGGCAGGAGGAGGTATCAAACCTGGAATTGTATATGGAGAGACCGATGAGTTTGGTTACAACATTGTGAAAGACCCAGTTCATGTACATGACTTTCAAGCTACGCTTTTACATCAGCTAGGAGTTGATCATGAACGTTTAGTTTACAAATATCAAGGCCGACGTTTCCGATTGACAGACGTAGAGGGCCATGTAGTAAAAGACATTTTGAGTTAG
- a CDS encoding DUF4230 domain-containing protein codes for MINLLKLILKILPWLMVVGLLSWMLIQEKLSFSKERITEIETNTILTRVEQMGKMELVKYNFQEVTEVKKIAAEIDLKFFKYKPVPDSKGVLISQGNAAGCIDFTKITSQNIQSSGDTLFIKLPSPEICYFKIDLEKSRLYDLQIDYMRQDDRKSFVQELYQVAEQQIKSASIESGILEQTRENAQVVLLPILETITGRVVILNFDLETTIIQVE; via the coding sequence ATGATCAATCTGCTGAAACTGATTTTAAAGATTCTTCCATGGCTGATGGTAGTCGGACTGCTTAGTTGGATGCTTATTCAAGAAAAACTAAGTTTTTCAAAGGAACGAATTACTGAAATCGAAACGAACACCATTCTTACCCGAGTTGAGCAAATGGGGAAAATGGAACTGGTAAAATACAACTTTCAGGAGGTTACTGAAGTAAAAAAAATAGCTGCAGAAATTGATTTGAAGTTTTTTAAATATAAACCTGTCCCCGACTCCAAAGGAGTCTTAATCAGTCAGGGAAATGCTGCTGGGTGTATAGATTTCACTAAAATAACTTCTCAAAATATTCAATCTTCAGGGGATACGCTTTTCATTAAGCTCCCATCTCCGGAAATCTGTTACTTCAAGATAGACCTTGAAAAATCTAGGCTCTACGATCTTCAAATTGATTATATGCGTCAAGATGACCGAAAAAGCTTTGTGCAAGAATTATATCAGGTAGCCGAGCAACAAATCAAGAGCGCTTCAATTGAATCTGGAATTTTAGAGCAAACAAGAGAAAATGCGCAAGTCGTTCTACTACCTATCCTAGAAACTATTACCGGTCGAGTTGTTATTTTAAATTTTGATCTGGAAACAACAATTATTCAAGTTGAATAA